In Dromiciops gliroides isolate mDroGli1 chromosome 4, mDroGli1.pri, whole genome shotgun sequence, one DNA window encodes the following:
- the TCHH gene encoding trichohyalin isoform X2: MPQLLKSIIDIIQVYEQYAKSDCDGTALTKKALKNLLQREFGDILRRPHDPQTVDLVLQLLDRDCNGAVDFNEFLLLLFKVAQACYYALSQATGNEEKRRVKLEEKRSQDSLGEENQRRRDARERQLQEEEELQRAEQERERQRSEGRQQLERRRQERERQSVSKEEQLQRPEQERRLQERERQRLEDEQLQRPGRERQRDRQIREAEQKERQELEQERRREQRQESAEEGYRRQEQERQQRERQRERQEERRQERAVQNLEEEHQQLRRQEERQAREQGESRGLRLQWQLEREVEGRQNKLYSKPRRQVDGQFLEEEPRRRQQREEERQRRQEQERQLREEETLQRQDRFGQLRDEDLDDRYQEEQERLSRQEEQERRRQIRDRQLREEERRRDLKIQWLPEEEAERRRNLLYSKPSEQGPRAQRERQLREEAERELQQRERRRLQEQREQLYREEERLQQEEEQLRRRQEREDKRRRQERERQLREEAALQRQDRFVQLRDADIEDRYQEEQLRRQQIRDRQLREEERRQDLKIRWLPEEEVERRRNRLYSKPSEQERERERREQLRTEQLQEEEEQLQRLEQEVEKRREELEKRRRQEEEEQLQRLEQEVEKRREELEKRRRQEQRDGQYREGEKLQEEEEQLQRLEQEVEKRREELEKRRRQEEAEQLQRLEQEVEKRREELEKRRRQEQRDGQYQEGEKLQEEEEQLQRLEQEVEKRREELEKRRRQEQRDGQYREGEKLQEEEEQLQRLEQEVEKRREELEKRRRQEEAEQLQRLEQEVEKRREELEKRRRQEQRDGQYREGEKLQEEEEQLQRLEQEVEKRREALEKRRRQEQRDRKYREEEQLQEEEEQIQRLEREEKRRRQEQRDRKYPEEEQLQEEEEQLQRLEQEVEKRREELEKRRRQEQRDRKYREEEQLQEEEEQLQRLEQEVEKRREELEKRRRPEQRDRKYREEEQLQEEEEQFQRLEREEKRRRQEQRDRKYREEQLQEEEEQLQRLEQEVEKRREALEKRRRQRRRDRQYRKEEQLQEEEEKRREERAGKRLRLQQRDRQYREEEEFLSQERDGQYPENDEFQEQESDLQFREEAQSRRLKWQWQPHKENEARNRRLYSKRREDEQRDWEQEDSQVRDWPAGDDDKYGRGDLDRPFRSEKSRRVQDRQLYRDEQEEQRYRQEREAEKQRRQERGRISQEEEQRLRQEREQERRRRQEREGKFLDEEPLYREEQEEYEEAKRRRQSRDRKFREEQEFRTQDQERRERLQARDRQLQEGEEIYLQERDRQYRQERRSQESRDRQFREEETVLRQQREEQRRRREQKEEQLFRKEREQELRQRQERDRKFREEEQLRRQEREQELRRRQERDGAFPREEQLREEELEQKQRRRQERDSKFREQEQSLQQAVEEERRRRLEQDRKFREEEQLYREEQEQRRRQEPARRFREEEQLRQQEEEEEQRRRQEREKSRDQEQFLSQERERKFREEEQFRRQELEQEQRRQERERKFREEEELRRQELEQEQRRRQERERKFREEEQFGRQELEQEQRRQERERKFREEEQLRRQELEQEQRRRQERERKFREEEQFGRQELEQEQRRQERERKFRDEQQRRQEREGQRYRQEFDSQTRGQLRDRQSREEDKSRRQAQEFSSRQISKPIVRSSPLYEYIQEQRSQYRP; encoded by the exons ATGCCTCAGCTACTGAAAAGCATCATTGATATCATCCAAGTTTATGAACAATATGCAAAAAGTGATTGCGATGGAACAGCACTGACCAAAAAAGCCCTGAAGAATCTCCTACAGAGAGAGTTTGGAGATATTCTCCGG AGACCACATGACCCCCAGACCGTGGACCTGGTCCTGCAGCTTCTAGATCGCGATTGTAATGGGGCTGTTGATTTCAACGAGTTTCTCTTACTACTGTTCAAAGTAGCTCAAGCTTGTTATTACGCGCTTAGCCAGGCCACAGGAAACgaagagaagaggagagttaAGCTAGAGGAAAAAAGGTCACAAGACAGCCTTGGAGAGGAAAATCAGAGGAGGCGCGACGCCCGGGAGAGGCAACTCCAAGAGGAAGAAGAGCTGCAGCGAGCGGAGCAGGAACGCGAGAGGCAGCGTAGCGAAGGGCGCCAGCAGCTGGAGAGACGGCGCCAGGAGCGGGAGAGGCAGAGCGTCTCCAAGGAAGAGCAGCTGCAGCGACCAGAGCAAGAAAGGAGACTCCAGGAGCGCGAAAGGCAGCGCTTGGAGGACGAGCAGCTGCAAAGACccgggagggaaagacagagagacagacagatccGGGAAGCAGAGCAGAAAGAGAGGCAGGAGCTAGAACAAGAGCGTCGCCGCGAACAGAGACAGGAGAGCGCAGAAGAAGGCTACAGAAGACAGGAGCAGGAGAGGCAGCAAAGGGAGCGGCAGAGAGAGCGCCAGGAAGAAAGGCGGCAGGAGCGCGCCGTGCAGAACTTGGAGGAAGAGCATCAGCAGCTGAGACGTCAAGAAGAAAGGCAGGCCCGCGAGCAGGGGGAGAGCCGCGGCCTCCGCCTGCAGTGGCAACTAGAGAGGGAAGTTGAAGGTCGGCAGAACAAACTGTACTCCAAGCCCCGCAGGCAAGTGGATGGCCAATTCCTGGAGGAAGAGCCCCGACGCCGAcagcagagagaggaagaaagacagCGGCGTCAGGAGCAGGAGAGGCAGCTGCGCGAGGAAGAGACATTGCAGCGTCAGGACCGGTTCGGTCAGCTGCGGGATGAGGACCTGGACGACCGCTACCAGGAGGAGCAGGAAAGACTAAGCCGCCAAGAGGAGCAGGAAAGACGGCGACAGATACGCGACCGGCAGCTGCGAGAGGAGGAGCGGCGCCGCGACCTCAAAATCCAGTGGCTGCCCGAAGAAGAAGCCGAGAGACGCCGTAACCTGCTCTACTCCAAGCCCTCTGAGCAGGGACCTCGGGCGCAACGCGAGAGGCAGCTGAGAGAGGAAGCGGAGCGCGAACTTCAGCAGCGAGAGAGGAGGAGGCTCCAGGAGCAGCGGGAGCAGCTATATCGCGAGGAAGAGCGGCTCCAGCAGGAGGAAGAGCAGCTCCGACGGCGCCAGGAGAGAGAGGATAAACGGCGACGTCAGGAGCGAGAGAGGCAACTGCGCGAGGAAGCGGCATTGCAGCGTCAGGACAGGTTCGTTCAGCTGAGAGATGCGGACATCGAGGACCGCTACCAGGAGGAGCAGCTTCGACGGCAACAGATACGCGACCGGCAGCTGCGAGAGGAGGAGCGGCGCCAGGACCTCAAAATCCGCTGGCTGCCCGAAGAAGAAGTCGAGAGACGCAGAAATCGACTCTACTCTAAGCCTTCTGAGCAGGAACGCGAGCGGGAACGTCGGGAGCAGCTGAGAACAGAACAGctccaggaggaggaagagcaactCCAACGCCTGGAACAGGAGGTAGAAAAGAGACGAGAGGAGTTAGAGAAGAGGAGGcgccaggaggaggaagagcagctgCAACGCCTGGAACAAGAGGTAGAAAAGAGACGTGAGGAGTTAGAGAAGAGGAGGCgccaggagcagagagatggacaGTACCGGGAGGGAGAGAAGCtccaggaagaggaagagcagcTCCAGCGCCTGGAACAGGAGGTAGAAAAGAGACGAGAGGAGTTAGAGAAGAGGAG GCGCCAGGAGGAAGCAGAACAGCTCCAGCGTCTGGAGCAGGAGGTAGAAAAGAGACGTGAGGAGTTAGAGAAGAGGAGGCgccaggagcagagagatggacaGTACCAGGAGGGAGAGAAGCtgcaggaagaggaagagcaaCTCCAGCGCCTGGAACAGGAGGTAGAAAAGAGACGAGAGGAGTTAGAGAAGAGGAGGCgccaggagcagagagatggacaGTACCGGGAGGGAGAGAAGCtccaggaagaggaagagcagcTCCAGCGCTTAGAACAAGAGGTAGAAAAGAGACGAGAGGAGTTAGAGAAGAGGAG GCGCCAGGAGGAAGCAGAACAGCTCCAGCGTCTGGAGCAGGAGGTAGAAAAGAGACGAGAGGAGTTAGAGAAGAGGAGGCgccaggagcagagagatggacaGTACCGGGAGGGAGAGAAGCtccaggaagaggaagagcaaCTCCAGCGTCTGGAACAGGAGGTAGAAAAAAGGCGTGAGGCATTGGAGAAGAGGAGGCGCCAAGAGCAGCGGGACAGAAAGTACCGGGAGGAAGAACAGctgcaggaggaggaagagcagatCCAGCGCCTGGAacgggaggagaagaggaggcgCCAGGAGCAGCGGGACAGAAAGTACCCGGAGGAAGAACAGctccaggaggaggaagagcagctcCAGCGCCTGGAACAGGAGGTAGAAAAGAGACGAGAGGAGTTGGAGAAGAGGAGGCGCCAGGAGCAGCGGGACAGAAAGTACCGAGAGGAAGAACAGCTccaagaggaggaagagcagctCCAGCGCCTGGAACAGGAGGTAGAAAAGAGACGTGAGGAGTTGGAGAAGAGGAGGCGTCCggagcagagagacagaaagtacCGGGAGGAAGAACAGCTCCAGGAGGAAGAAGAACAGTTCCAGCgcctggaaagggaggagaagaggaggcgCCAGGAGCAGCGGGACAGAAAGTACCGGGAAGAACAGCTccaagaggaggaagagcagctCCAGCGCCTGGAACAGGAGGTAGAAAAGAGACGTGAAGCTTTGGAGAAGAGGAGGCGCCAGAGGCGGCGGGACAGACAGTACCGGAAAGAAGAACAGCtccaggaggaggaagaaaagagacgTGAAGAACGAGCGGGGAAAAGGCTGCGGCTGCAGCAGCGAGACCGGCAATAccgggaggaggaggagttccTAAGTCAGGAGAGAGACGGACAATATCCCGAGAACGACGAGTTCCAAGAACAGGAGAGTGACCTTCAATTCCGTGAGGAAGCCCAGAGCCGACGCTTGAAATGGCAGTGGCAACCCCACAAGGAAAACGAAGCACGGAACAGAAGGCTTTACTCCAAACGTAGGGAGGATGAACAGAGGGACTGGGAGCAAGAAGATTCTCAAGTCCGAGACTGGCCCGCAGGTGATGACGACAAGTATGGTCGTGGAGATCTGGACAGACCGTTCAGATCCGAGAAATCCCGGCGGGTGCAGGACAGACAGCTCTATCGGGACGAGCAAGAAGAACAGAGATACAGGCAAGAACGAGAGGCCGAGAAACAGCGTCGCCAAGAAAGAGGCAGGATATCTCAGGAAGAAGAGCAAAGGCTCCGAcaagaaagagagcaagaaaggAGACGCCGCCAGGAGCGAGAAGGGAAATTCTTGGATGAAGAACCGTTGTACCGAGAGGAACAAGAAGAGTATGAAGAAGCGAAAAGGCGTCGTCAGAGCAGAGACAGGAAGTTTCGTGAGGAGCAGGAGTTTCGCACGCAGGaccaagagagaagggaaagactcCAGGCCCGAGACCGACAGCTCCAAGAGGGAGAGGAGATCTACCTTCAGGAACGAGACAGACAATACCGTCAGGAACGGCGCTCCCAGGAGTCCCGGGACAGGCAATTCCGAGAGGAAGAGACCGTGCTCCGTCAGCAACGAGAGGAACAAAGACGCAGACGAGAACAAAAGGAAGAGCAGCTCTTCAGAAAGGAACGAGAGCAAGAACTGAGACAACGTCAAGAACGAGACAGAAAATTTCGCGAGGAAGAGCAACTCCGTCGCCAGGAACGAGAACAAGAGCTGAGGCGCCGTCAAGAACGAGACGGGGCATTCCCCAGGGAAGAGCAGCTGAGGGAGGAAGAACTAGAGCAGAAACAGAGACGCAGGCAGGAACGCGACAGCAAATTCCGAGAGCAAGAGCAAAGCCTCCAGCAAGCggtagaagaggagaggagacgCCGTCTGGAACAAGATAGAAAGTTCCGTGAGGAAGAACAGCTTTACAGAGAGGAGCAGGAGCAAAGACGTCGCCAGGAGCCAGCCAGAAGATTCCGCGAGGAAGAACAGCTCCGCcagcaggaagaagaggaagaacagaGGCGCCGTCAAGAACGGGAGAAGTCCAGGGACCAGGAACAGTTCCTCAGTCAAGAGCGCGAGAGGAAATTCCGCGAAGAAGAGCAGTTCCGCAGACAGGAGCTAGAGCAGGAGCAGAGGCGCCAGGAGCGAGAGAGAAAATTCCGAGAAGAAGAAGAACTCCGGAGACAGGAGCTAGAGCAGGAGCAGAGGCGCCGTCAGGAGCGGGAGAGGAAATTCCGAGAAGAAGAGCAGTTCGGCAGACAGGAGCTAGAGCAGGAGCAGAGGCGCCAGGAGCGAGAGAGAAAATTCCGGGAAGAAGAACAACTCCGCAGACAGGAACTAGAGCAGGAGCAGAGGCGCCGTCAGGAGCGGGAGAGGAAATTCCGAGAAGAAGAGCAGTTCGGCAGACAGGAGCTAGAGCAGGAGCAGAGGCGCCAGGAGCGGGAAAGGAAATTCCGCGACGAGCAGCAGCGCAGACAGGAGCGAGAAGGTCAGCGGTACCGTCAAGAGTTCGACTCGCAAACGCGGGGCCAGCTCCGAGACAGGCAGTCCAGGGAGGAAGACAAGAGTCGCAGGCAGGCCCAGGAATTTAGCTCACGTCAAATTTCTAAACCAATTGTCCGTTCTAGCCCACTGTATGAATATATTCAAGAACAAAGGTCCCAATATCGTCCGTAG
- the TCHH gene encoding trichohyalin isoform X1 produces the protein MPQLLKSIIDIIQVYEQYAKSDCDGTALTKKALKNLLQREFGDILRRPHDPQTVDLVLQLLDRDCNGAVDFNEFLLLLFKVAQACYYALSQATGNEEKRRVKLEEKRSQDSLGEENQRRRDARERQLQEEEELQRAEQERERQRSEGRQQLERRRQERERQSVSKEEQLQRPEQERRLQERERQRLEDEQLQRPGRERQRDRQIREAEQKERQELEQERRREQRQESAEEGYRRQEQERQQRERQRERQEERRQERAVQNLEEEHQQLRRQEERQAREQGESRGLRLQWQLEREVEGRQNKLYSKPRRQVDGQFLEEEPRRRQQREEERQRRQEQERQLREEETLQRQDRFGQLRDEDLDDRYQEEQERLSRQEEQERRRQIRDRQLREEERRRDLKIQWLPEEEAERRRNLLYSKPSEQGPRAQRERQLREEAERELQQRERRRLQEQREQLYREEERLQQEEEQLRRRQEREDKRRRQERERQLREEAALQRQDRFVQLRDADIEDRYQEEQLRRQQIRDRQLREEERRQDLKIRWLPEEEVERRRNRLYSKPSEQERERERREQLRTEQLQEEEEQLQRLEQEVEKRREELEKRRRQEEEEQLQRLEQEVEKRREELEKRRRQEQRDGQYREGEKLQEEEEQLQRLEQEVEKRREELEKRRRQEQRDGQYREGEKLQEEEEQLQRLEQEVEKRREELEKRRRQEQRERQYREGEQLQEEEEQLQRLEQEVEKRREELEKRRRQEEAEQLQRLEQEVEKRREELEKRRRQEQRDGQYQEGEKLQEEEEQLQRLEQEVEKRREELEKRRRQEQRDGQYREGEKLQEEEEQLQRLEQEVEKRREELEKRRRQEEAEQLQRLEQEVEKRREELEKRRRQEQRDGQYREGEKLQEEEEQLQRLEQEVEKRREALEKRRRQEQRDRKYREEEQLQEEEEQIQRLEREEKRRRQEQRDRKYPEEEQLQEEEEQLQRLEQEVEKRREELEKRRRQEQRDRKYREEEQLQEEEEQLQRLEQEVEKRREELEKRRRPEQRDRKYREEEQLQEEEEQFQRLEREEKRRRQEQRDRKYREEQLQEEEEQLQRLEQEVEKRREALEKRRRQRRRDRQYRKEEQLQEEEEKRREERAGKRLRLQQRDRQYREEEEFLSQERDGQYPENDEFQEQESDLQFREEAQSRRLKWQWQPHKENEARNRRLYSKRREDEQRDWEQEDSQVRDWPAGDDDKYGRGDLDRPFRSEKSRRVQDRQLYRDEQEEQRYRQEREAEKQRRQERGRISQEEEQRLRQEREQERRRRQEREGKFLDEEPLYREEQEEYEEAKRRRQSRDRKFREEQEFRTQDQERRERLQARDRQLQEGEEIYLQERDRQYRQERRSQESRDRQFREEETVLRQQREEQRRRREQKEEQLFRKEREQELRQRQERDRKFREEEQLRRQEREQELRRRQERDGAFPREEQLREEELEQKQRRRQERDSKFREQEQSLQQAVEEERRRRLEQDRKFREEEQLYREEQEQRRRQEPARRFREEEQLRQQEEEEEQRRRQEREKSRDQEQFLSQERERKFREEEQFRRQELEQEQRRQERERKFREEEELRRQELEQEQRRRQERERKFREEEQFGRQELEQEQRRQERERKFREEEQLRRQELEQEQRRRQERERKFREEEQFGRQELEQEQRRQERERKFRDEQQRRQEREGQRYRQEFDSQTRGQLRDRQSREEDKSRRQAQEFSSRQISKPIVRSSPLYEYIQEQRSQYRP, from the exons ATGCCTCAGCTACTGAAAAGCATCATTGATATCATCCAAGTTTATGAACAATATGCAAAAAGTGATTGCGATGGAACAGCACTGACCAAAAAAGCCCTGAAGAATCTCCTACAGAGAGAGTTTGGAGATATTCTCCGG AGACCACATGACCCCCAGACCGTGGACCTGGTCCTGCAGCTTCTAGATCGCGATTGTAATGGGGCTGTTGATTTCAACGAGTTTCTCTTACTACTGTTCAAAGTAGCTCAAGCTTGTTATTACGCGCTTAGCCAGGCCACAGGAAACgaagagaagaggagagttaAGCTAGAGGAAAAAAGGTCACAAGACAGCCTTGGAGAGGAAAATCAGAGGAGGCGCGACGCCCGGGAGAGGCAACTCCAAGAGGAAGAAGAGCTGCAGCGAGCGGAGCAGGAACGCGAGAGGCAGCGTAGCGAAGGGCGCCAGCAGCTGGAGAGACGGCGCCAGGAGCGGGAGAGGCAGAGCGTCTCCAAGGAAGAGCAGCTGCAGCGACCAGAGCAAGAAAGGAGACTCCAGGAGCGCGAAAGGCAGCGCTTGGAGGACGAGCAGCTGCAAAGACccgggagggaaagacagagagacagacagatccGGGAAGCAGAGCAGAAAGAGAGGCAGGAGCTAGAACAAGAGCGTCGCCGCGAACAGAGACAGGAGAGCGCAGAAGAAGGCTACAGAAGACAGGAGCAGGAGAGGCAGCAAAGGGAGCGGCAGAGAGAGCGCCAGGAAGAAAGGCGGCAGGAGCGCGCCGTGCAGAACTTGGAGGAAGAGCATCAGCAGCTGAGACGTCAAGAAGAAAGGCAGGCCCGCGAGCAGGGGGAGAGCCGCGGCCTCCGCCTGCAGTGGCAACTAGAGAGGGAAGTTGAAGGTCGGCAGAACAAACTGTACTCCAAGCCCCGCAGGCAAGTGGATGGCCAATTCCTGGAGGAAGAGCCCCGACGCCGAcagcagagagaggaagaaagacagCGGCGTCAGGAGCAGGAGAGGCAGCTGCGCGAGGAAGAGACATTGCAGCGTCAGGACCGGTTCGGTCAGCTGCGGGATGAGGACCTGGACGACCGCTACCAGGAGGAGCAGGAAAGACTAAGCCGCCAAGAGGAGCAGGAAAGACGGCGACAGATACGCGACCGGCAGCTGCGAGAGGAGGAGCGGCGCCGCGACCTCAAAATCCAGTGGCTGCCCGAAGAAGAAGCCGAGAGACGCCGTAACCTGCTCTACTCCAAGCCCTCTGAGCAGGGACCTCGGGCGCAACGCGAGAGGCAGCTGAGAGAGGAAGCGGAGCGCGAACTTCAGCAGCGAGAGAGGAGGAGGCTCCAGGAGCAGCGGGAGCAGCTATATCGCGAGGAAGAGCGGCTCCAGCAGGAGGAAGAGCAGCTCCGACGGCGCCAGGAGAGAGAGGATAAACGGCGACGTCAGGAGCGAGAGAGGCAACTGCGCGAGGAAGCGGCATTGCAGCGTCAGGACAGGTTCGTTCAGCTGAGAGATGCGGACATCGAGGACCGCTACCAGGAGGAGCAGCTTCGACGGCAACAGATACGCGACCGGCAGCTGCGAGAGGAGGAGCGGCGCCAGGACCTCAAAATCCGCTGGCTGCCCGAAGAAGAAGTCGAGAGACGCAGAAATCGACTCTACTCTAAGCCTTCTGAGCAGGAACGCGAGCGGGAACGTCGGGAGCAGCTGAGAACAGAACAGctccaggaggaggaagagcaactCCAACGCCTGGAACAGGAGGTAGAAAAGAGACGAGAGGAGTTAGAGAAGAGGAGGcgccaggaggaggaagagcagctgCAACGCCTGGAACAAGAGGTAGAAAAGAGACGTGAGGAGTTAGAGAAGAGGAGGCgccaggagcagagagatggacaGTACCGGGAGGGAGAGAAGCtccaggaagaggaagagcagcTCCAGCGCCTGGAACAGGAGGTAGAAAAGAGACGAGAGGAGTTAGAGAAGAGGAGGCgccaggagcagagagatggacaGTACCGGGAGGGAGAGAAGCtccaggaagaggaagagcaaCTCCAGCGCTTAGAACAAGAGGTAGAAAAGAGACGAGAGGAGTTAGAGAAGAGGAGGCGccaggagcagagagagagacagtacCGGGAGGGAGAACAGctccaggaggaggaagagcagctcCAGCGCCTGGAACAGGAGGTAGAAAAGAGACGAGAGGAGTTAGAGAAGAGAAGGCGCCAGGAGGAAGCAGAACAGCTCCAGCGTCTGGAGCAGGAGGTAGAAAAGAGACGTGAGGAGTTAGAGAAGAGGAGGCgccaggagcagagagatggacaGTACCAGGAGGGAGAGAAGCtgcaggaagaggaagagcaaCTCCAGCGCCTGGAACAGGAGGTAGAAAAGAGACGAGAGGAGTTAGAGAAGAGGAGGCgccaggagcagagagatggacaGTACCGGGAGGGAGAGAAGCtccaggaagaggaagagcagcTCCAGCGCTTAGAACAAGAGGTAGAAAAGAGACGAGAGGAGTTAGAGAAGAGGAG GCGCCAGGAGGAAGCAGAACAGCTCCAGCGTCTGGAGCAGGAGGTAGAAAAGAGACGAGAGGAGTTAGAGAAGAGGAGGCgccaggagcagagagatggacaGTACCGGGAGGGAGAGAAGCtccaggaagaggaagagcaaCTCCAGCGTCTGGAACAGGAGGTAGAAAAAAGGCGTGAGGCATTGGAGAAGAGGAGGCGCCAAGAGCAGCGGGACAGAAAGTACCGGGAGGAAGAACAGctgcaggaggaggaagagcagatCCAGCGCCTGGAacgggaggagaagaggaggcgCCAGGAGCAGCGGGACAGAAAGTACCCGGAGGAAGAACAGctccaggaggaggaagagcagctcCAGCGCCTGGAACAGGAGGTAGAAAAGAGACGAGAGGAGTTGGAGAAGAGGAGGCGCCAGGAGCAGCGGGACAGAAAGTACCGAGAGGAAGAACAGCTccaagaggaggaagagcagctCCAGCGCCTGGAACAGGAGGTAGAAAAGAGACGTGAGGAGTTGGAGAAGAGGAGGCGTCCggagcagagagacagaaagtacCGGGAGGAAGAACAGCTCCAGGAGGAAGAAGAACAGTTCCAGCgcctggaaagggaggagaagaggaggcgCCAGGAGCAGCGGGACAGAAAGTACCGGGAAGAACAGCTccaagaggaggaagagcagctCCAGCGCCTGGAACAGGAGGTAGAAAAGAGACGTGAAGCTTTGGAGAAGAGGAGGCGCCAGAGGCGGCGGGACAGACAGTACCGGAAAGAAGAACAGCtccaggaggaggaagaaaagagacgTGAAGAACGAGCGGGGAAAAGGCTGCGGCTGCAGCAGCGAGACCGGCAATAccgggaggaggaggagttccTAAGTCAGGAGAGAGACGGACAATATCCCGAGAACGACGAGTTCCAAGAACAGGAGAGTGACCTTCAATTCCGTGAGGAAGCCCAGAGCCGACGCTTGAAATGGCAGTGGCAACCCCACAAGGAAAACGAAGCACGGAACAGAAGGCTTTACTCCAAACGTAGGGAGGATGAACAGAGGGACTGGGAGCAAGAAGATTCTCAAGTCCGAGACTGGCCCGCAGGTGATGACGACAAGTATGGTCGTGGAGATCTGGACAGACCGTTCAGATCCGAGAAATCCCGGCGGGTGCAGGACAGACAGCTCTATCGGGACGAGCAAGAAGAACAGAGATACAGGCAAGAACGAGAGGCCGAGAAACAGCGTCGCCAAGAAAGAGGCAGGATATCTCAGGAAGAAGAGCAAAGGCTCCGAcaagaaagagagcaagaaaggAGACGCCGCCAGGAGCGAGAAGGGAAATTCTTGGATGAAGAACCGTTGTACCGAGAGGAACAAGAAGAGTATGAAGAAGCGAAAAGGCGTCGTCAGAGCAGAGACAGGAAGTTTCGTGAGGAGCAGGAGTTTCGCACGCAGGaccaagagagaagggaaagactcCAGGCCCGAGACCGACAGCTCCAAGAGGGAGAGGAGATCTACCTTCAGGAACGAGACAGACAATACCGTCAGGAACGGCGCTCCCAGGAGTCCCGGGACAGGCAATTCCGAGAGGAAGAGACCGTGCTCCGTCAGCAACGAGAGGAACAAAGACGCAGACGAGAACAAAAGGAAGAGCAGCTCTTCAGAAAGGAACGAGAGCAAGAACTGAGACAACGTCAAGAACGAGACAGAAAATTTCGCGAGGAAGAGCAACTCCGTCGCCAGGAACGAGAACAAGAGCTGAGGCGCCGTCAAGAACGAGACGGGGCATTCCCCAGGGAAGAGCAGCTGAGGGAGGAAGAACTAGAGCAGAAACAGAGACGCAGGCAGGAACGCGACAGCAAATTCCGAGAGCAAGAGCAAAGCCTCCAGCAAGCggtagaagaggagaggagacgCCGTCTGGAACAAGATAGAAAGTTCCGTGAGGAAGAACAGCTTTACAGAGAGGAGCAGGAGCAAAGACGTCGCCAGGAGCCAGCCAGAAGATTCCGCGAGGAAGAACAGCTCCGCcagcaggaagaagaggaagaacagaGGCGCCGTCAAGAACGGGAGAAGTCCAGGGACCAGGAACAGTTCCTCAGTCAAGAGCGCGAGAGGAAATTCCGCGAAGAAGAGCAGTTCCGCAGACAGGAGCTAGAGCAGGAGCAGAGGCGCCAGGAGCGAGAGAGAAAATTCCGAGAAGAAGAAGAACTCCGGAGACAGGAGCTAGAGCAGGAGCAGAGGCGCCGTCAGGAGCGGGAGAGGAAATTCCGAGAAGAAGAGCAGTTCGGCAGACAGGAGCTAGAGCAGGAGCAGAGGCGCCAGGAGCGAGAGAGAAAATTCCGGGAAGAAGAACAACTCCGCAGACAGGAACTAGAGCAGGAGCAGAGGCGCCGTCAGGAGCGGGAGAGGAAATTCCGAGAAGAAGAGCAGTTCGGCAGACAGGAGCTAGAGCAGGAGCAGAGGCGCCAGGAGCGGGAAAGGAAATTCCGCGACGAGCAGCAGCGCAGACAGGAGCGAGAAGGTCAGCGGTACCGTCAAGAGTTCGACTCGCAAACGCGGGGCCAGCTCCGAGACAGGCAGTCCAGGGAGGAAGACAAGAGTCGCAGGCAGGCCCAGGAATTTAGCTCACGTCAAATTTCTAAACCAATTGTCCGTTCTAGCCCACTGTATGAATATATTCAAGAACAAAGGTCCCAATATCGTCCGTAG